The Leucobacter sp. UCMA 4100 genome window below encodes:
- a CDS encoding ABC transporter ATP-binding protein, giving the protein MSALLQVEDLVVEVQARRGTSTPVDRISFAINRGETLGLVGESGSGKSLTAMSIIKLLPTRAVQMAGGRIVLDGVDMASYSNKQMRDIRGKRIGTIFQEPMTALNPAFTIGFQIAEPIRRHLGLSKKAARKRVIELLEMVGIARAGEIADSYPHHLSGGMRQRAMIAMAMSCEPDLLIADEPTTALDVTTQAQILDLILDLQEEHGTAVLLVTHDLGVVAQACQNVTVMRRGIIVEQAPVIDIFERPSHPYTEALLESMPARNTGKERLPYIAEGVFE; this is encoded by the coding sequence ATGTCAGCACTCCTCCAGGTTGAAGACCTCGTCGTCGAGGTGCAGGCCCGTCGCGGCACCAGCACCCCGGTCGACCGCATCAGCTTTGCCATCAACCGCGGCGAGACCCTGGGCCTCGTCGGCGAGTCGGGGTCGGGCAAGAGCCTGACCGCGATGTCGATCATCAAACTCCTGCCCACCCGCGCGGTGCAAATGGCGGGAGGCCGCATCGTGCTCGACGGTGTTGACATGGCTTCGTACTCGAACAAGCAGATGCGCGACATTCGCGGCAAGCGCATCGGCACGATCTTTCAAGAGCCCATGACGGCGTTGAACCCTGCCTTTACGATTGGGTTTCAGATCGCTGAGCCGATCCGCCGCCATCTTGGGCTCAGTAAAAAGGCCGCACGCAAGCGCGTCATCGAACTGCTCGAGATGGTGGGGATCGCGCGAGCCGGCGAGATCGCCGACTCGTACCCGCACCACCTCTCGGGCGGCATGCGCCAGCGCGCGATGATCGCGATGGCGATGTCGTGCGAGCCCGACCTGCTCATCGCCGACGAGCCCACCACGGCGCTCGACGTGACGACACAGGCGCAAATTCTCGACCTCATTCTTGACCTGCAAGAGGAGCACGGCACCGCGGTACTGCTCGTCACCCACGACCTCGGGGTTGTCGCGCAGGCCTGCCAGAACGTCACCGTCATGCGCCGTGGCATCATCGTCGAGCAGGCCCCCGTGATCGACATTTTCGAGCGCCCCTCGCACCCCTACACCGAGGCATTGCTCGAGTCGATGCCCGCCCGCAACACCGGCAAAGAACGCCTGCCCTACATCGCTGAAGGAGTGTTTGAGTAA
- a CDS encoding AroM family protein: protein MQPKTLALVTIGQAPRDDVTPDIAPLLEGYRVIEAGALDELSAAEIAALAPAPGEGVLVSRLRGGGSAVLAEERLHPLIQAAVDRAVAAGATAVLVICTGDLVGITAPVPLFMAESLAHGAVAALVGAAPLVVVAPESEQVAGIEARWVSRLGRPVTVVDCDPYTASLERFAEVARGLDADPAAWVFLDCIGYSEAMAQAMRDEHPGAPVLTARSLAARLVTAAL, encoded by the coding sequence ATGCAGCCTAAAACACTCGCCCTCGTCACGATCGGTCAGGCCCCGCGCGACGACGTGACCCCCGACATCGCGCCGCTGCTCGAGGGCTACCGGGTCATTGAAGCCGGAGCGCTCGACGAGCTCAGCGCCGCCGAGATCGCCGCCCTTGCGCCCGCCCCGGGCGAGGGCGTGCTCGTCTCGCGACTCCGCGGTGGCGGCAGTGCGGTGCTCGCCGAGGAGCGCCTGCACCCCCTCATTCAGGCCGCGGTCGACCGAGCCGTCGCCGCAGGCGCCACCGCCGTGCTCGTCATTTGCACGGGCGACCTCGTGGGCATCACGGCCCCCGTGCCGCTGTTCATGGCCGAGTCGCTCGCTCACGGAGCCGTCGCGGCCCTCGTCGGCGCAGCACCCCTCGTCGTGGTCGCCCCCGAGTCAGAGCAGGTTGCCGGCATTGAGGCGCGTTGGGTTTCGCGGCTCGGGCGTCCCGTCACGGTCGTCGACTGCGACCCGTACACGGCGTCGCTCGAGCGCTTCGCTGAGGTGGCGCGAGGCCTCGACGCCGACCCCGCTGCCTGGGTCTTTCTCGACTGCATCGGCTATTCAGAAGCCATGGCACAGGCCATGCGTGACGAGCACCCTGGCGCCCCCGTGCTCACCGCGCGCTCACTTGCCGCGCGGCTCGTCACCGCTGCGCTCTAG
- a CDS encoding ABC transporter ATP-binding protein has translation MTVLMSARNIVKEFQRRVAKRGAEPFRAVDDVSFDLRKGSTLAIVGESGSGKSTTGRCALRLIEPTSGEVHFDGVNLVDLPAEEMRKRRRQMQIVFQDTYASLDPRWSIGRLLAEPLALHENLTKGEQKKRIADMLVRVGLEAQHADRYPHEFSGGQRQRIGIARALMLNPQLVVCDEPVSALDVSVQAQVLNLMKDLQEELGLSYLFISHDISVVEFIGDDIIVMNNGKVVEQGVCREVLTNPQDAYTKALLAAVPVPDPRQVTDREERRRIIAAGLRGGDAA, from the coding sequence ATGACTGTTCTCATGAGCGCCCGCAACATCGTCAAAGAGTTTCAGCGTCGCGTGGCAAAGCGAGGCGCCGAGCCATTTCGCGCCGTCGACGACGTGAGTTTCGACCTGCGCAAGGGCTCGACGCTCGCGATCGTCGGCGAATCGGGCTCGGGCAAGTCGACCACGGGCCGCTGCGCCCTGCGCCTCATCGAGCCCACCTCTGGCGAGGTGCACTTCGACGGCGTGAACCTCGTCGACCTGCCAGCCGAAGAGATGCGCAAGCGCCGCCGCCAGATGCAGATCGTGTTTCAAGACACTTACGCCTCGCTCGACCCGAGGTGGAGCATCGGCCGGCTGCTCGCCGAACCCCTCGCACTGCACGAAAACCTCACGAAGGGTGAGCAGAAAAAGCGGATCGCCGACATGCTCGTGCGCGTGGGTCTCGAAGCGCAGCACGCCGACCGCTACCCGCACGAGTTCTCGGGCGGCCAGCGCCAGCGAATCGGCATTGCCCGCGCCCTCATGCTGAACCCGCAGCTCGTCGTCTGCGACGAGCCGGTCTCGGCCCTCGACGTTTCGGTGCAGGCGCAGGTGCTGAACCTCATGAAAGACCTGCAGGAGGAGCTGGGGCTCAGCTACCTCTTCATCTCGCACGACATCTCGGTCGTCGAGTTCATTGGCGACGACATCATCGTCATGAACAACGGCAAGGTCGTCGAGCAGGGCGTGTGCCGCGAGGTGCTCACCAACCCGCAAGACGCATACACGAAGGCGCTGCTCGCGGCGGTTCCGGTGCCTGACCCCCGTCAGGTCACCGACCGCGAAGAGCGCCGCCGCATCATTGCCGCCGGCCTCAGGGGCGGCGATGCAGCCTAA
- a CDS encoding DUF917 domain-containing protein, with amino-acid sequence MASRQLTRTDALNAVYGGCILGGGGGGVLEEGIEKVDTLFDTFEGPKLVTPDELADDAYVACVALVGAPSAADAHYDAGQLIATVRMVNDALETPLAAVMTNENGAGTTTNGWLQAAALGLPVIDAPANGRAHPTGSMGSMNLHELDGYESVQAFAGGKGAQRVSGLVKARLGLAADTARAVSVQAGGLVAVCRNPVQVGYVTENAAVGGITQAIELGAAYHAAPEGRARIEAVVEFLGGSIVAEGPVERSELTQQGGFDVGTVELGGAEMTFWNEYMTLEIDGKRLGTFPDLIMTLDSKTGAPVVTARVEVGQELTVICVDRERLLLGSTMHNEALLGSIEPIINKPILNV; translated from the coding sequence ATGGCATCACGACAGCTCACCCGCACCGACGCACTCAACGCCGTATATGGCGGCTGCATTCTGGGAGGCGGCGGAGGCGGGGTGCTTGAAGAGGGCATCGAGAAGGTCGATACGCTCTTCGACACCTTCGAGGGCCCGAAGCTGGTGACTCCCGACGAGCTCGCTGACGACGCCTACGTGGCGTGCGTCGCGCTCGTTGGAGCACCCTCGGCCGCCGATGCGCACTACGATGCTGGTCAGCTCATCGCGACGGTGCGCATGGTCAACGACGCGCTCGAGACCCCGCTTGCGGCGGTCATGACGAACGAGAACGGTGCGGGAACGACGACGAACGGTTGGCTCCAGGCGGCTGCGCTCGGGCTTCCCGTCATCGATGCGCCCGCGAATGGTCGCGCGCACCCGACCGGCTCGATGGGGTCGATGAACCTGCACGAGCTCGACGGCTACGAGTCGGTTCAGGCCTTCGCGGGTGGCAAGGGCGCGCAGCGCGTCTCTGGCCTCGTGAAGGCCAGGCTCGGGCTCGCGGCCGACACCGCGCGTGCCGTCTCGGTGCAGGCCGGCGGCCTCGTCGCCGTGTGCCGCAACCCCGTGCAGGTTGGGTACGTGACTGAGAACGCCGCGGTTGGCGGCATCACCCAGGCGATTGAGCTGGGCGCCGCTTACCACGCGGCTCCAGAGGGCCGCGCCCGCATCGAAGCCGTCGTCGAATTTCTCGGCGGATCGATCGTGGCCGAGGGCCCGGTCGAGCGCTCAGAGCTCACGCAACAGGGTGGCTTCGACGTCGGCACGGTTGAGCTGGGCGGCGCCGAGATGACCTTCTGGAACGAGTACATGACGCTCGAGATCGACGGCAAGCGCCTCGGCACGTTCCCTGACCTCATCATGACGCTCGACAGCAAGACCGGTGCGCCCGTTGTGACGGCCAGGGTCGAGGTCGGCCAGGAACTCACCGTGATTTGCGTTGACCGCGAGCGACTGCTGCTCGGCTCGACGATGCACAACGAAGCACTGCTCGGCAGCATCGAGCCCATTATCAACAAACCCATTCTGAACGTGTAA
- a CDS encoding DUF1177 domain-containing protein, with protein sequence MLRYVIDVVEMLDTPKTSGASLAEFLRSQGAENAEIMVKTIEGEEGLSTDFVRVFIPGSRGKSSGGSAPTLGIIGRLGGAGARPERIGFVSDGDGCAAALSAAAKLLNMSAQGDVLPGDVIITTHVTGWAPTEPHDPVPFMGSPVDMETMNDFEVEPEMDAIVSIDTTKGNRTINHRGIAISPTVKSGYILRPSEDLVSVTETVTGVSAVVFPLATQDITPYGNDLHHVNSILQPAVATDAPVVGVAITTAVPVAGCATGASHATDIELASRFAIETAKYFGAGQISFYDADQFAHLVNLYGEATHLQTLGRTK encoded by the coding sequence ATGCTTCGTTACGTAATTGACGTCGTCGAGATGCTCGACACCCCCAAGACCTCGGGCGCATCGCTCGCCGAGTTTTTGCGCTCGCAGGGCGCCGAGAACGCCGAGATCATGGTCAAGACGATCGAGGGTGAAGAAGGCCTCTCGACCGACTTCGTGCGCGTCTTCATTCCCGGCTCACGGGGCAAATCAAGCGGCGGATCGGCGCCAACGCTCGGCATCATCGGTCGCCTCGGCGGCGCGGGTGCGCGGCCAGAGCGCATCGGCTTCGTGTCAGATGGCGACGGCTGTGCCGCCGCGCTCTCGGCAGCCGCAAAGCTGCTCAACATGTCGGCGCAGGGCGACGTGCTCCCGGGCGACGTCATCATCACGACCCACGTGACCGGCTGGGCGCCCACCGAGCCGCACGACCCCGTTCCATTCATGGGCTCGCCCGTCGACATGGAGACGATGAACGACTTCGAGGTCGAGCCAGAGATGGACGCGATCGTGTCGATCGACACCACCAAGGGCAACCGCACGATCAACCACCGCGGCATTGCGATCTCGCCGACGGTCAAGTCGGGCTACATTCTGCGCCCGAGCGAAGACCTCGTGAGCGTGACCGAGACGGTGACGGGTGTGAGCGCCGTCGTCTTCCCGCTCGCAACGCAAGACATCACTCCATACGGCAATGACCTGCACCACGTGAACTCGATTCTGCAGCCCGCGGTCGCAACCGACGCGCCCGTTGTTGGCGTCGCGATCACGACCGCGGTGCCCGTCGCAGGCTGCGCAACCGGCGCGAGCCACGCGACCGACATTGAACTCGCGTCGCGCTTCGCGATCGAGACCGCCAAGTACTTCGGTGCGGGGCAGATCTCGTTCTACGACGCCGACCAGTTCGCACACCTCGTCAACCTGTACGGTGAGGCAACGCACCTGCAGACCCTCGGCCGCACCAAGTAA
- a CDS encoding aspartate/glutamate racemase family protein — MLGIIRVLSTTDEQVLQEHARLMEESHGFIAHTECIADQPHGIYDDASEAIAVPKIVELAHKLEARGDIDAVSISCAADPALAAAREAVRIPVLGAGECGAHAAMMVADKVAVIGISDDTPPRMRAILGDRFHSYRVSERHRRSTDLFADDALEALHVEAQHAANGGANAILFACTGFSTIGLKDYLAPRLQIPVIDLVQAQANAYSLIQKA; from the coding sequence ATGCTGGGAATCATACGGGTGCTAAGCACCACCGATGAACAGGTGTTGCAAGAACACGCGCGACTCATGGAAGAGTCACACGGGTTTATCGCGCACACCGAGTGCATCGCAGACCAACCGCACGGTATCTATGACGATGCGTCAGAGGCCATCGCGGTACCCAAAATTGTCGAGCTCGCACACAAGCTCGAGGCCCGCGGCGATATCGACGCCGTGAGCATTAGTTGCGCGGCAGATCCCGCGCTTGCCGCCGCCCGTGAGGCCGTGCGCATTCCCGTGCTTGGCGCGGGGGAGTGCGGGGCACACGCTGCGATGATGGTTGCCGACAAGGTCGCGGTCATCGGCATCAGCGACGATACGCCACCGCGTATGCGCGCAATTCTCGGCGACCGCTTTCACTCGTACCGAGTGTCAGAGCGGCACCGTCGTTCAACCGATCTTTTTGCCGATGACGCGCTCGAGGCGCTTCACGTCGAGGCCCAGCACGCGGCCAACGGGGGCGCAAACGCGATTCTCTTCGCCTGCACCGGGTTCTCGACGATCGGCCTCAAAGATTACCTCGCACCGAGGCTCCAGATTCCTGTGATCGACCTCGTGCAAGCCCAAGCCAACGCTTACTCATTGATTCAAAAGGCGTAA
- a CDS encoding DUF1177 domain-containing protein: MALKHVLEVLDLLDDGAASGQRVVDLFAGFEHVTASTTTVTGEKGSTDFIRIEIAGTEGKKAGGPAETTGIIGRLGGLGARPTRIGFVSDGDGAAAAISSAYKLAEMSTRGDRLPGDVIVTTHVCPDAPTRPHQPVEFMDSPVDILAMNTHEVVDEMDVILSIDTTKGNRVVNHRGVAISAPVKQGYILKYSEDLLRILETVSGQPAQALPISTQDITPYGNGVYHINSILQPAVAAEVPVVGVAITAQSAVPGSATGASHEVDIALATRFVIEVAKEVGAGTCEVVDEPEFESLVSMYGSMKHLSTLPNA, translated from the coding sequence TTGGCTTTGAAGCATGTACTCGAGGTGCTTGACCTGCTCGACGACGGGGCCGCGAGCGGCCAGCGGGTCGTCGACCTGTTTGCCGGGTTTGAGCACGTGACCGCTTCGACCACGACGGTGACCGGTGAAAAGGGAAGCACCGACTTCATTCGCATCGAGATCGCCGGCACCGAGGGCAAGAAAGCTGGCGGGCCAGCCGAGACGACCGGCATCATCGGTCGCCTTGGCGGCCTGGGCGCTCGCCCAACCCGCATTGGCTTCGTCTCAGACGGCGATGGCGCGGCCGCGGCGATCAGCTCGGCATACAAGCTCGCCGAGATGAGCACGCGCGGCGACCGGCTACCCGGTGACGTCATCGTGACGACGCACGTGTGCCCTGACGCACCGACCCGCCCGCACCAGCCGGTCGAGTTCATGGATTCTCCCGTCGATATTCTCGCGATGAACACCCACGAGGTCGTCGATGAGATGGATGTCATCCTGTCGATCGACACCACGAAGGGCAACCGTGTGGTCAACCACCGCGGCGTCGCCATCTCGGCACCCGTGAAGCAGGGCTACATTCTCAAGTACTCAGAAGACCTGCTGCGCATTCTCGAGACCGTCTCTGGCCAGCCTGCCCAGGCGCTGCCCATTTCGACGCAGGACATCACGCCGTACGGCAACGGCGTCTACCACATCAACAGCATTCTGCAGCCGGCCGTTGCAGCCGAGGTGCCCGTTGTTGGTGTCGCGATCACCGCTCAGTCGGCGGTTCCCGGCAGCGCGACGGGAGCGAGCCACGAGGTCGATATCGCCCTCGCGACGCGTTTCGTGATCGAGGTCGCGAAAGAGGTTGGCGCGGGCACCTGCGAGGTTGTTGACGAGCCCGAGTTCGAGAGCCTCGTCTCGATGTACGGCTCGATGAAGCACCTCAGCACCCTGCCGAACGCGTAG
- a CDS encoding PucR family transcriptional regulator, translating to MGAHHGARTHEARESGADGGRVSEKNAPVTTALFESERYTRVQSTLDHISELFDCQVYVEDSGGRLLYTSAGNTPDAWRSGFAPFSTPTHANAQELLGKWQTNMQIYRLQKVVLSEGEERILLPLAYQGNVFAIVHYVARAGTGLLQHFLDQEFAKAVSDKIYIVVIGSINIIRKRYLPIESVAGFLEVLRGLDEHRGRTYQVAYIDFGGVDPQQFSSSVVDYASVAMRHTKDIAKRLVGLYREAGQYGDERFATKQSVGPRFYLLHRREDLLQTVILIVHDSGVAPDPLEARLTGEAGDSLEVQMGLSPLFTNVDEMGDRIEQAQRILEFGRHNGDEKLVFSEHDLGFDAFVWQLFNTQQARAYAGAALRPLERHPELMQTLETYLGNDGNVTKTAEQLVVDRRTITYRLERITNLLGRPMSSMETRVLLFLALKAQKRL from the coding sequence GTGGGCGCACATCACGGCGCCCGCACGCACGAGGCCCGCGAGAGCGGGGCTGATGGGGGAAGAGTGAGCGAGAAGAACGCGCCCGTAACCACGGCGTTGTTTGAGAGCGAGCGGTACACGCGCGTGCAGAGTACCCTCGACCACATCAGCGAGCTCTTCGACTGCCAGGTCTACGTTGAAGATTCGGGCGGCAGGCTGCTCTACACGAGCGCTGGCAACACGCCTGATGCGTGGCGCAGCGGGTTCGCGCCCTTTTCGACTCCGACGCACGCGAATGCGCAGGAGCTGCTCGGTAAATGGCAAACAAACATGCAGATCTACCGCCTGCAGAAGGTGGTGCTGAGCGAGGGCGAAGAGCGCATTCTGCTGCCGCTCGCCTACCAGGGCAATGTCTTTGCGATCGTGCACTACGTGGCGCGGGCCGGAACGGGGCTCTTGCAGCACTTTCTCGACCAGGAGTTCGCCAAGGCCGTCAGTGACAAAATCTATATCGTCGTCATCGGGTCGATCAACATCATTCGAAAACGGTACCTGCCGATTGAGTCGGTTGCGGGATTTCTTGAGGTGCTGCGTGGGCTCGATGAGCATCGCGGGCGCACATACCAGGTGGCGTATATTGATTTTGGCGGGGTCGATCCGCAACAATTCTCGTCTTCGGTCGTCGACTACGCGAGCGTCGCCATGCGGCACACGAAGGACATTGCGAAGCGGCTCGTGGGGCTATACCGCGAGGCGGGGCAGTACGGCGACGAGCGATTCGCGACAAAGCAGAGCGTCGGCCCCCGGTTCTACCTGTTGCACCGGCGCGAAGACCTCTTGCAGACGGTCATTCTCATCGTGCACGACTCAGGGGTGGCGCCAGACCCGCTCGAGGCGAGACTCACGGGCGAGGCGGGCGACTCTCTCGAGGTGCAGATGGGGCTCAGCCCCCTGTTCACGAACGTCGACGAGATGGGCGACCGCATCGAGCAGGCGCAGCGCATTCTTGAATTTGGCAGGCACAACGGCGACGAGAAGCTCGTGTTCTCAGAGCATGACCTCGGGTTCGACGCGTTCGTGTGGCAGCTGTTCAACACCCAGCAGGCGAGGGCATACGCGGGGGCGGCACTCAGGCCGCTCGAGCGGCACCCCGAGCTCATGCAGACGCTCGAGACCTATCTCGGCAACGATGGCAACGTGACGAAAACCGCCGAGCAGCTCGTGGTTGATCGGCGCACGATTACCTACCGACTCGAGCGCATTACGAACCTGCTCGGTCGCCCGATGAGCAGCATGGAGACGCGCGTGCTCTTATTTCTCGCGCTGAAGGCGCAGAAGCGACTGTAG
- a CDS encoding AroM family protein, with translation MSQVGVITIGQAPRDDMTRAFAPHFDGTGVAVVQRGALDGFTAAEITTRFAPREGSATYVSKLLTGESVEIAKTAILGRMQAHVDELAATCDAIVIVCTGDFPMLASDTPLYFPDRLLVDAVRERNRSAATTAAAAAADADAGGAPATLGLIVPLPGQEAVMAEKWQSLGVPLAFASASPYLDSDIEGAALKLAAEGARTIVLDCIGYTRAHAARALRALVAGPDPQATIEVLVPQDLVPETVAASLGLTPRDSTGLGARQAGSAALSDTERTDARLTDKE, from the coding sequence GTGTCACAGGTTGGGGTCATCACGATCGGCCAGGCGCCCCGCGACGACATGACGCGCGCCTTTGCCCCGCACTTCGACGGGACGGGGGTCGCGGTTGTGCAGCGCGGCGCCCTCGACGGCTTCACCGCCGCCGAGATTACCACCCGCTTCGCTCCCCGCGAGGGCAGTGCGACCTACGTGTCGAAGCTGCTCACGGGCGAGAGCGTCGAGATTGCAAAAACCGCGATTCTCGGCCGCATGCAGGCCCACGTCGACGAGCTGGCCGCAACCTGTGACGCCATTGTCATTGTGTGCACCGGAGATTTCCCGATGCTCGCAAGCGACACCCCACTGTATTTTCCCGACCGCCTGCTCGTTGACGCGGTGCGGGAGCGCAACCGAAGCGCAGCCACCACTGCAGCTGCTGCCGCCGCAGACGCAGACGCCGGCGGCGCCCCGGCCACCCTCGGCCTCATCGTGCCGCTGCCGGGGCAAGAAGCCGTTATGGCCGAGAAGTGGCAGTCGCTCGGTGTGCCCCTCGCGTTCGCGAGCGCCTCGCCCTACCTCGACTCCGACATCGAGGGTGCGGCCCTCAAGCTCGCAGCCGAGGGGGCGCGCACGATCGTGCTCGACTGCATCGGGTACACGAGAGCGCACGCGGCGAGGGCACTTCGCGCGCTTGTAGCCGGGCCCGATCCGCAGGCAACGATCGAGGTGCTCGTGCCACAGGACCTCGTTCCCGAGACCGTCGCGGCGAGCCTCGGGCTCACTCCGCGCGACTCGACCGGGCTGGGTGCTCGGCAGGCGGGATCCGCCGCTTTAAGCGACACAGAGCGCACCGACGCTCGACTCACCGACAAGGAATAA
- a CDS encoding OPT/YSL family transporter: MSPQETQAPEGRKQQRTFNITFVIISAFVAIFGSIIGIQLITTLGISPNTSIIGALIAMIVARIPIRWFLQFRNIHNQNLVQTTISAATFGAANSLLIPIGIPYALGMPNLVWPMLIGAGIALAIDVFVLYKLFDSKLFGSNEIWPSGVATAEALKAGDEGGKKAGLLGLGIFGGLIGSHFGVSMSAFGVAFIGNIWALTFFGVGLLVRAYSETLAGVDVNAIYMPHGMMIGAGVVALGQFVFILLGSKRKKEKAAQEAALNASAETSPAEPSLNPVEKAVSHVYSRSDRDVKRAFGLGGLMYVGGAALLAVMGGLIAELSFWQLLLFVVFAAFATLVSEIIVGIAAMHSGWFPAFAVTLIMLLLGMMMGFPPVALALLAGYVAATGPAFADMGFDFKTGVVLRKGQNVQQELFGRRQQLKSGIIGFAVAFVVVALAHESLFSQDMLPPVDRVFATTIESGLSGEVGMQLFLWAIPGAIVQLIGGPKRQIGIMLSTGLLILNPLAGWAVIVGIIIRAVVLKVRGPESEKTMYTLAAGFIAGDALYSFFSSVWKAR, from the coding sequence ATGTCTCCTCAAGAAACCCAAGCCCCAGAGGGGCGCAAACAGCAGCGCACGTTCAACATCACGTTCGTGATCATTTCGGCGTTCGTCGCGATCTTCGGGTCGATCATCGGCATTCAGCTCATCACCACGCTCGGCATTAGCCCGAACACCTCGATCATTGGCGCGCTCATCGCGATGATCGTCGCGCGTATTCCGATTCGCTGGTTCCTGCAGTTCCGCAACATTCACAACCAGAACCTCGTGCAGACGACGATCTCGGCGGCCACCTTCGGCGCCGCGAATAGCCTGCTCATTCCGATCGGTATTCCCTACGCGCTCGGCATGCCGAACCTCGTGTGGCCGATGCTGATCGGCGCGGGCATCGCGCTCGCGATCGACGTGTTTGTGCTCTACAAGCTCTTCGACTCGAAGCTCTTCGGCTCGAACGAGATCTGGCCCTCGGGCGTCGCGACGGCCGAGGCGCTCAAGGCAGGCGACGAGGGCGGTAAGAAGGCGGGCCTGCTCGGCCTCGGCATCTTCGGCGGCCTCATCGGCTCGCACTTCGGCGTCTCGATGTCGGCCTTTGGTGTCGCGTTCATCGGCAACATCTGGGCACTGACCTTCTTCGGCGTTGGCCTGCTGGTTCGCGCCTACTCAGAGACGCTCGCGGGAGTCGACGTCAACGCGATTTACATGCCCCACGGCATGATGATCGGTGCGGGCGTCGTGGCGCTCGGCCAGTTCGTCTTCATTCTGCTCGGCTCGAAGCGCAAGAAGGAGAAGGCCGCGCAGGAGGCCGCGTTGAATGCGTCGGCCGAGACCTCGCCCGCAGAGCCCTCGCTCAACCCCGTCGAGAAGGCTGTCTCGCACGTCTACTCACGGTCAGACCGTGACGTGAAACGGGCCTTTGGCCTCGGCGGTCTCATGTACGTCGGCGGCGCTGCTCTGCTCGCCGTCATGGGCGGGCTCATTGCTGAGCTCTCGTTCTGGCAGCTGCTGCTGTTCGTTGTCTTTGCCGCGTTTGCGACCCTCGTCTCTGAGATCATCGTCGGCATCGCTGCCATGCACTCGGGCTGGTTCCCGGCCTTCGCCGTGACGCTCATTATGCTCTTGCTCGGCATGATGATGGGCTTCCCGCCCGTCGCTCTCGCGCTGCTCGCCGGCTACGTTGCGGCGACCGGCCCGGCGTTTGCCGACATGGGCTTTGACTTCAAGACCGGTGTGGTGTTGCGCAAGGGCCAGAACGTGCAGCAGGAACTCTTCGGGCGTCGCCAGCAGCTCAAGAGCGGCATCATCGGCTTCGCCGTCGCGTTCGTCGTCGTTGCCCTGGCGCACGAGTCGCTCTTTTCGCAGGACATGCTGCCCCCGGTTGACCGTGTCTTCGCCACGACGATCGAGTCGGGCCTCTCGGGCGAGGTCGGCATGCAGCTCTTCCTCTGGGCCATTCCCGGCGCAATCGTTCAGCTCATCGGTGGCCCGAAGCGCCAGATCGGCATCATGCTCTCGACCGGTCTGCTCATTCTCAACCCGCTCGCGGGCTGGGCAGTGATCGTCGGCATCATCATTCGCGCGGTCGTGCTCAAGGTGCGCGGCCCCGAGTCAGAGAAGACGATGTACACCCTCGCGGCCGGCTTCATTGCCGGTGACGCACTCTACAGCTTCTTCAGTTCAGTATGGAAGGCACGCTAA